In the genome of Vicia villosa cultivar HV-30 ecotype Madison, WI linkage group LG7, Vvil1.0, whole genome shotgun sequence, one region contains:
- the LOC131617219 gene encoding cytosolic sulfotransferase 12-like, translating to MEELSDKNILVPKHLQESDLSQECKDLITTLPLQKGLVIATLHQYQGFWFSPNHLQGVLSCQKHFQALDTDIFLVTSPKSGTTWLKALSFALINRNKYPDIHRNHPLLTTNPHDLVPFLAGLYYDKDFVPDVQTISPPRLFSTHIPYELLPKSVKDSTCKVVYLCRDPKDTFVSFWHFVNKIIPQSSEVLPLENAFESFCKGGSLFGPFWEHVLGYWKKNLESSEKVMFLKYEEMKMKPNFHLKEIAKFLDCPFSREEESKGVVDDILNLCSFEKLSNLEVNKTGKMSYGVENKAFFRLGQVGDWKNLLTTEMIEHINTITEKKFVKHGLSFYNLRNFN from the coding sequence CAAGAATCCGACTTAAGCCAAGAATGCAAGGATTTGATAACCACATTGCCATTACAAAAAGGTTTGGTTATTGCTACCTTACATCAATATCAAGGATTTTGGTTTTCCCCAAATCATCTTCAAGGTGTTTTATCTTGTCAAAAGCACTTTCAAGCCCTTGATACTGATATTTTCTTAGTCACTAGTCCTAAATCAGGTACCACTTGGCTCAAAGCATTGTCTTTTGCTTTGATAAACCGTAACAAATATCCAGATATTCATAGAAACCATCCTTTGCTCACTACCAACCCTCATGATCTTGTTCCCTTCTTGGCTGGTCTTTACTATGACAAAGATTTTGTTCCTGATGTCCAAACAATATCTCCTCCAAGACTATTCTCTACACATATACCTTATGAATTATTGCCAAAATCTGTGAAAGACTCAACTTGCAAAGTGGTGTATCTATGTAGAGATCCTAAAGATACTTTTGTTTCATTTTGGCATTTCGTAAACAAAATAATACCACAAAGTAGTGAAGTACTTCCATTAGAAAATGCTTTTGAGAGTTTTTGTAAAGGAGGGAGTCTTTTTGGACCTTTTTGGGAGCATGTATTAGGATATTGGAAGAAAAACTTGGAAAGTTCAGAGAAGGTTATGTTTTTGAAATATGAAGAAATGAAAATGAAGCCTAATTTTCATTTGAAAGAGATTGCTAAGTTTTTGGATTGTCCATTCTCTAGAGAAGAAGAATCCAAAGGTGTGGTTGATGATATATTAAATTTGTGTAGTTTTGAGAAGTTAAGTAACTTGGAAGTCAATAAGACCGGAAAAATGTCTTATGGAGTTGAGAACAAAGCTTTTTTTCGTCTTGGTCAAGTTGGAGATTGGAaaaatcttcttacaactgaaatgATTGAGCACATAAACACTATCACCGAAAAGAAATTTGTTAAACATGGGTTAAGTTTTTATAATTTgagaaattttaattaa